The following coding sequences lie in one Methylotenera versatilis 301 genomic window:
- a CDS encoding UDP-N-acetylmuramoyl-L-alanyl-D-glutamate--2,6-diaminopimelate ligase has translation MSILSSLNKSFTSITADSRKVQAGSLFLAYPGLHNDGRQYIGQAVQAGAAAVVWEQEGFTWNADWQVSNLAVQDLKQQVGGIAAEFYQNPSSKLTMIGVTGTNGKTSVSQWIAQCLTLLGKKTAVLGTIGNGFLGAQTEAANTTPDAILLQAMLADYVEQQADAVAMEVSSHGLDQGRVNGVAFDVAVLTNLSRDHLDYHETMEAYAAAKQKLFAWEGLITAIVNTDDAFGKSLVSALNAQDKPCLTYGLTSADVQGSDLKLHDTGLTMQINTPQGHALLSAPVLGRFNAYNVLAVLATLLALKVSLPDSLEAIAKIKPVLGRMQQFGGGDLPLVVIDYAHTPDALEKVLSTLKEQIDLAASSVKLICVFGCGGDRDAGKRPLMGNIASKLADQVFVTSDNPRSENPAAIIAAVVSEMKAGYVVDADRANAIRAAIQGANSGDIVLVAGKGHENYQEISGVKYPFDDALIAQAALKQHQAKLRNGAAI, from the coding sequence GTGAGTATTCTCTCTTCCTTGAATAAATCATTTACTTCTATCACAGCCGATAGCAGAAAAGTGCAAGCAGGTTCGTTGTTCTTGGCTTATCCAGGGTTGCATAACGATGGTCGCCAGTATATTGGGCAAGCTGTACAAGCTGGAGCCGCAGCCGTGGTTTGGGAGCAAGAAGGCTTTACTTGGAATGCCGATTGGCAAGTGAGCAACCTAGCTGTGCAAGATTTAAAACAACAAGTCGGTGGTATTGCTGCAGAGTTCTACCAAAATCCATCAAGCAAATTAACCATGATAGGTGTGACTGGCACGAATGGTAAAACTTCGGTAAGCCAATGGATTGCACAATGCCTGACATTGTTGGGCAAGAAAACTGCGGTACTGGGTACGATTGGTAATGGATTTTTAGGCGCTCAAACTGAAGCCGCTAATACCACACCAGATGCGATATTGCTGCAAGCAATGCTGGCAGATTATGTTGAGCAGCAAGCAGATGCCGTTGCCATGGAGGTTTCATCGCACGGTTTAGATCAAGGGCGTGTGAATGGTGTAGCGTTCGATGTTGCTGTACTTACAAACTTAAGTCGCGACCATTTGGATTATCACGAAACCATGGAAGCATATGCCGCTGCCAAGCAGAAGTTGTTTGCTTGGGAGGGTTTAATTACGGCAATAGTCAACACAGATGATGCATTTGGGAAATCTTTAGTAAGTGCGCTGAATGCACAAGATAAGCCATGCTTGACGTACGGCTTAACAAGCGCGGATGTGCAAGGTAGTGACTTGAAATTGCATGATACTGGTTTGACTATGCAGATAAATACGCCGCAAGGTCATGCTCTGTTAAGCGCACCAGTACTAGGCCGCTTTAACGCATATAACGTGCTGGCGGTGTTGGCAACATTATTGGCGCTTAAAGTCAGTTTGCCTGATTCACTAGAAGCGATCGCAAAAATCAAGCCAGTGCTCGGACGCATGCAGCAATTTGGTGGCGGAGATTTACCGTTAGTCGTGATTGATTATGCGCATACGCCAGATGCTTTAGAAAAAGTATTAAGCACATTAAAAGAGCAAATCGATTTAGCAGCAAGCTCTGTCAAGTTAATCTGTGTGTTTGGCTGTGGTGGCGATCGTGATGCGGGTAAGCGTCCATTAATGGGCAACATCGCCAGTAAGCTTGCAGACCAAGTGTTTGTGACTTCAGATAATCCGCGTAGTGAGAATCCTGCGGCCATTATTGCTGCTGTCGTCAGTGAGATGAAGGCTGGTTATGTAGTTGATGCTGACCGTGCAAATGCAATTCGTGCTGCGATTCAAGGTGCAAATTCAGGTGATATTGTTTTAGTGGCGGGTAAGGGGCATGAAAACTATCAGGAAATTTCAGGTGTGAAATACCCATTTGATGATGCATTGATTGCACAAGCTGCGCTCAAGCAGCATCAAGCGAAGTTAAGAAACGGAGCTGCAATATGA
- a CDS encoding peptidoglycan D,D-transpeptidase FtsI family protein, translated as MAFRSFNRSSIAAPVVVKLPAWRRRVLLIAVLLGFVALLGRGVYLQSIHKKFLQDKGDARYSRNLVLTSQRGKITDRHGELLAISTPVESVWASPPDVVIDAAQTKQIAALLNLKPDEVKKKLANDEREFVYLKRRISPELAAKVMKLGIPGIELQREYKRYYPAGDVTAHMVGFTGPDDKGTGDRGLEGYELAMNGPLSGVDGSRRVIKDRSGHIIEDLQAVKVPQDGRDVSLALDLRIQYIAHRELVKAVEENKAAAGAAIVLDAKTGEVLAMTNVPTYNPNNPVNIKGKTRNRAIVDTFEPGSTLKPVTAAAALESGQYTPDTKIQTSPGSLTIGPATIHDSHPQGILTVAQVIQKSSNVGASKIALTLDKQFMWNVYNELGLGHVEGVGFPGEATGRLRPYKTWRPIEMATMSFGHGISLTLLQLARLYTVFANEGELRPVSLLKINEVPIGQQVFSAATANSVKDMLELVVQPGGTAVKAQVLGYRVGGKTGTAHKPGIHGYEENKYVASFVGMAPASNPRFIIAVMIDEPNNGAYYGGTVAAPVFSTIMADTLRLFAVPQDAPNNNVVLEGNAEDVKEGM; from the coding sequence ATGGCTTTTCGCTCATTCAATCGATCATCAATTGCAGCGCCTGTTGTGGTGAAATTGCCCGCATGGCGCCGTCGAGTATTACTGATTGCAGTATTGTTGGGTTTTGTGGCATTGCTAGGGCGTGGTGTCTATTTACAAAGTATCCATAAAAAATTCTTACAAGATAAAGGTGATGCGCGCTATAGCCGTAACCTTGTTTTGACTTCTCAGCGCGGCAAAATAACTGATAGACATGGCGAGTTGCTGGCTATCAGTACGCCAGTGGAGTCGGTATGGGCAAGCCCGCCAGATGTAGTGATTGATGCCGCTCAAACAAAACAAATCGCCGCCTTATTAAATTTAAAGCCTGATGAAGTTAAGAAAAAGTTAGCGAATGATGAGCGTGAGTTTGTCTATTTAAAGCGCCGTATTTCACCTGAATTAGCAGCAAAAGTAATGAAACTGGGTATTCCGGGCATTGAGTTGCAGCGTGAGTATAAACGTTATTACCCAGCAGGCGACGTGACAGCGCATATGGTTGGCTTTACAGGCCCGGACGATAAAGGTACGGGTGATAGAGGACTCGAAGGCTATGAGTTGGCGATGAATGGCCCGCTATCTGGCGTGGATGGCAGTCGCCGCGTGATTAAGGATAGATCCGGTCATATTATTGAAGACTTGCAGGCAGTAAAAGTGCCGCAAGATGGCCGTGATGTTTCTTTGGCGCTAGATCTTAGAATTCAATATATCGCGCATCGTGAATTAGTTAAGGCTGTAGAAGAAAATAAGGCTGCGGCAGGCGCAGCGATTGTGTTAGACGCTAAAACAGGCGAAGTGTTGGCGATGACGAATGTGCCTACCTACAACCCAAACAATCCTGTGAATATTAAGGGCAAAACGCGAAATCGCGCGATTGTGGATACGTTTGAGCCGGGCTCTACATTGAAGCCAGTCACGGCAGCGGCAGCGCTTGAATCTGGTCAATATACGCCAGACACCAAAATTCAAACTTCACCAGGTAGTTTAACTATCGGCCCCGCTACTATTCATGATTCACACCCGCAAGGAATTTTAACGGTTGCGCAAGTGATACAAAAATCTTCTAACGTAGGTGCTTCTAAAATCGCACTTACGCTAGATAAGCAGTTTATGTGGAATGTCTATAACGAGCTTGGTTTGGGGCATGTGGAAGGCGTTGGCTTTCCCGGTGAGGCTACTGGTAGATTGCGTCCATATAAAACATGGCGCCCTATCGAGATGGCAACCATGTCTTTTGGACACGGTATTAGCCTGACATTGTTACAGTTGGCTAGGTTATATACAGTATTTGCCAATGAAGGCGAATTGCGCCCTGTGTCATTACTTAAGATCAATGAAGTGCCTATCGGCCAGCAAGTGTTTTCGGCGGCTACGGCAAATAGCGTTAAAGATATGTTGGAGTTAGTGGTACAGCCTGGCGGTACAGCAGTTAAGGCACAAGTGTTGGGTTATCGCGTAGGTGGCAAAACGGGTACTGCACATAAGCCGGGCATACATGGTTATGAGGAGAATAAATACGTTGCATCATTTGTAGGCATGGCGCCTGCGTCTAATCCACGTTTTATTATCGCGGTGATGATAGACGAGCCAAATAACGGCGCTTATTACGGCGGTACAGTCGCTGCGCCAGTGTTCAGCACAATTATGGCCGACACATTGCGATTGTTCGCCGTGCCACAAGATGCGCCAAACAATAACGTGGTACTTGAAGGTAATGCTGAAGATGTTAAGGAGGGTATGTGA
- the mraY gene encoding phospho-N-acetylmuramoyl-pentapeptide-transferase encodes MLLTLAQWLSHDIRGFHVFNYITLRAVLATLTALAISFIAGPAMIRKLTEYKVGQAVRDDGPQTHLIKTGTPTMGGALILVSIAISTLLWADLSNRFVWVVLFTTLGFGAVGWVDDYRKVVYKNPKGLSAKAKFFWQSLIGLAVAVFLYKTSTTPVETTLIVPFFKHLVLPLSAIGFIVLTYLVVVGSSNAVNLTDGLDGLAILPTVMVAAALGIFAYVAGHLYFSRYLGVPYVAGAGELMVFCAAMAGAGLGFLWFNAYPAEVFMGDVGALALGAALGIVAVIVRQEIILFIMGGVFVVETFSVAAQVTYFKYTKKKYGVGRRIFLMAPLHHHYEEKGWKETQVVVRFWIISMMLVLIGLASLKLR; translated from the coding sequence ATGTTACTTACGTTAGCACAATGGCTGTCACACGATATTCGTGGGTTTCATGTATTCAATTACATCACCTTACGCGCAGTGTTAGCCACACTTACCGCTTTAGCCATTTCATTTATCGCAGGCCCTGCCATGATACGCAAGCTCACTGAGTACAAGGTCGGTCAAGCCGTGCGTGATGATGGTCCGCAGACACACCTGATTAAAACAGGCACGCCTACCATGGGCGGCGCATTGATATTGGTTTCTATTGCCATATCAACCTTACTTTGGGCAGATTTAAGTAACCGTTTTGTGTGGGTAGTGTTGTTTACCACGTTAGGTTTTGGCGCGGTTGGCTGGGTAGATGACTACCGCAAAGTCGTTTACAAAAATCCTAAAGGTTTATCTGCAAAAGCAAAGTTTTTTTGGCAAAGCTTAATTGGCTTGGCTGTCGCGGTGTTTCTATACAAAACTTCTACAACGCCTGTGGAAACTACACTCATCGTTCCATTCTTTAAACATCTAGTACTGCCTTTAAGTGCCATAGGTTTTATCGTGTTGACCTATTTAGTGGTGGTGGGTAGCAGTAATGCAGTGAATCTAACTGATGGTTTAGATGGCTTGGCAATTCTACCAACCGTCATGGTTGCGGCAGCTTTGGGTATTTTTGCTTATGTTGCGGGGCATTTGTATTTCTCAAGATACCTAGGCGTACCTTATGTTGCTGGCGCTGGCGAATTGATGGTGTTCTGCGCCGCCATGGCTGGTGCGGGTTTGGGTTTCTTATGGTTTAACGCATACCCAGCTGAGGTGTTTATGGGTGATGTAGGCGCGTTGGCATTGGGTGCAGCGTTGGGCATCGTTGCAGTGATTGTGCGCCAAGAAATTATTCTTTTCATTATGGGCGGTGTGTTCGTGGTGGAGACATTCTCCGTAGCTGCGCAAGTCACGTATTTCAAATATACCAAGAAAAAATATGGCGTCGGACGTCGCATTTTCTTAATGGCGCCATTGCACCACCACTACGAAGAAAAAGGCTGGAAAGAAACACAAGTCGTCGTGCGCTTCTGGATTATCAGCATGATGTTGGTGTTGATTGGTCTAGCTAGTTTGAAATTAAGATAA
- a CDS encoding UDP-N-acetylmuramoyl-tripeptide--D-alanyl-D-alanine ligase encodes MMLLSEAANAIQATLLGADVTFTSVGTDSRSVTKGQLFVALKGDNFDGHSFAAQAIAQGAAAVLISDRTLNVQPAILVDDTCQSLGELAAYWRSKFDIPLAAVTGSNGKTTVKEMLASILRAACDQPDAVLATVGNLNNHIGLPLTLLKLNARHRYAVAEMGMNHTGEISYLSRIGKPTVALINNAGNAHIGELGSFEAIARAKGEIFEGLAADATAVINADDVFAPLWLDLAGQRKIMTFGLKNKADVTAQYQLHASASDIEITTPQGAVKVSLPTPGLHNVMNALAATSTALAMGASLQAVSIGLENYAGVKGRLQQKAGLNGALVIDDTYNANPMSMKVAIDVLMAMSGEKILVLGDMGELGDNAAEMHAEIGSYAKASGLKSLFVLGDMSAETAKTFGAGAKHYTTPQDLVTDLRKQMQQGTNVLVKGSRFMAMERVVNEIVTKNTDAIKTSAAKNGEEH; translated from the coding sequence ATGATGCTGCTATCCGAAGCTGCCAACGCGATACAAGCGACATTACTGGGCGCAGATGTGACGTTTACCAGTGTGGGCACAGACAGTCGCAGCGTGACCAAAGGTCAGTTATTTGTTGCGCTGAAAGGTGATAATTTTGATGGGCATAGCTTTGCCGCACAAGCCATTGCTCAGGGCGCTGCCGCAGTATTGATTTCAGATAGAACTCTTAATGTACAACCTGCAATATTAGTAGATGACACTTGCCAATCCTTGGGCGAGTTGGCCGCATATTGGCGCAGTAAGTTTGACATTCCACTTGCAGCGGTGACGGGTAGTAACGGCAAAACAACGGTAAAAGAAATGCTGGCATCAATTCTAAGGGCTGCATGCGATCAGCCAGATGCAGTATTAGCTACAGTGGGTAACTTAAATAACCACATTGGTTTGCCGCTCACCTTGCTTAAATTAAACGCTCGACATCGTTATGCTGTAGCCGAAATGGGCATGAACCATACTGGTGAAATCAGCTATTTATCCAGAATTGGCAAGCCAACAGTTGCGCTGATTAACAATGCTGGCAATGCGCATATTGGCGAGCTTGGGTCATTTGAAGCGATTGCGAGAGCTAAAGGCGAGATATTTGAAGGTTTAGCTGCGGATGCCACGGCGGTGATTAATGCTGATGATGTGTTTGCACCGCTGTGGTTGGATTTAGCTGGTCAACGCAAAATCATGACTTTTGGATTGAAAAATAAAGCCGACGTTACAGCTCAATATCAATTGCATGCCAGTGCGAGCGATATTGAAATCACAACGCCACAAGGCGCGGTAAAAGTAAGTTTACCAACACCAGGTTTGCATAATGTAATGAATGCACTAGCGGCAACCTCCACGGCGCTCGCGATGGGTGCATCACTTCAAGCTGTTTCGATAGGACTAGAGAATTATGCAGGTGTAAAAGGCCGCTTACAGCAAAAAGCAGGGCTGAACGGTGCTTTAGTGATTGACGATACCTATAACGCAAACCCGATGTCGATGAAAGTGGCGATTGATGTGTTGATGGCGATGTCAGGTGAAAAAATATTGGTGCTTGGCGATATGGGCGAACTTGGCGATAACGCGGCAGAAATGCATGCAGAGATTGGCAGCTACGCTAAAGCAAGCGGCTTAAAAAGCTTGTTTGTACTTGGTGATATGAGTGCTGAAACGGCTAAAACTTTTGGTGCAGGCGCTAAACACTATACGACACCTCAAGATTTGGTTACGGATTTGCGTAAACAAATGCAGCAAGGTACGAATGTGCTGGTAAAAGGCTCGCGCTTTATGGCGATGGAGCGAGTTGTGAATGAAATCGTGACTAAAAATACAGACGCTATAAAAACAAGCGCAGCAAAAAATGGAGAGGAGCACTAA
- the ftsL gene encoding cell division protein FtsL — MTRLNLILFFALIFSALGLVNSQHKARNLYIELERANQTAKQTEQEYGQLQLEQSTWAMHSRIEQIASQKMQMQVPDAKRVQVISPADMQAATVLPTPQVTQPNGVTP, encoded by the coding sequence ATGACACGCCTAAATCTCATTTTGTTTTTTGCGTTGATATTCTCGGCTCTGGGGCTAGTGAATTCACAGCACAAAGCGCGCAATCTCTATATTGAATTAGAGCGTGCGAACCAGACTGCAAAACAAACTGAGCAAGAGTATGGTCAGTTGCAACTAGAACAAAGTACTTGGGCGATGCATTCACGTATAGAGCAAATTGCTTCACAAAAAATGCAAATGCAAGTGCCAGATGCGAAGCGTGTACAAGTGATTTCACCGGCAGATATGCAAGCAGCTACCGTATTGCCTACGCCACAAGTAACTCAGCCAAATGGGGTGACGCCATAA
- the rsmH gene encoding 16S rRNA (cytosine(1402)-N(4))-methyltransferase RsmH: protein MSELSLNTNSHITVLLEEAVQALAIKADGVYVDGTFGRGGHSRKILEKLGSSGRLIAFDRDLKAIESSKEITDPRFSMVHSHFAGMQAELSEMGVSKVDGILLDLGISSPQIDDASRGFSFRYDAPLDMRMDQSSGQTAADFLANTTEQHLGEVIKNYGEERFAKQIARAIITERNDGRAITTTGQLAKVVAGAVTRFEPGQNPATRTFQALRIYVNQELEELSLTMPQCLALLAPQGRLAVISFHSLEDRIVKQFIRDQENRDDLPANFPVRAADLPQPKLKGVGKTIKPSTKEVKANPRSRSAVLRVAERTNVA, encoded by the coding sequence GCTTGAGGAAGCTGTGCAGGCGCTTGCCATTAAAGCGGATGGTGTTTACGTGGATGGCACATTTGGTCGCGGTGGGCATTCTAGGAAAATATTAGAGAAGTTGGGCAGTAGCGGTCGTTTGATAGCGTTTGATCGTGATTTAAAGGCAATTGAATCAAGCAAAGAAATTACAGATCCACGTTTTAGCATGGTGCATAGCCATTTTGCGGGTATGCAGGCTGAGCTGAGCGAAATGGGCGTTTCAAAAGTAGACGGTATTTTGCTGGATTTGGGTATTTCATCTCCACAAATCGATGATGCAAGCCGTGGTTTTAGTTTTAGGTACGATGCGCCGCTGGATATGCGCATGGATCAAAGTAGTGGGCAAACAGCGGCAGATTTTTTAGCCAATACAACAGAGCAGCATTTAGGGGAGGTTATAAAAAATTATGGTGAAGAACGGTTTGCTAAGCAGATTGCAAGGGCGATTATTACGGAGCGCAATGACGGGCGCGCCATCACCACTACAGGGCAACTTGCCAAGGTCGTGGCAGGGGCAGTCACGCGGTTTGAGCCTGGGCAGAACCCCGCAACGCGTACATTTCAAGCTTTACGGATTTACGTCAATCAAGAGCTTGAGGAGTTATCGTTAACGATGCCGCAATGTTTGGCATTGTTGGCGCCACAAGGTCGATTAGCGGTGATTAGCTTTCACTCGCTAGAAGACCGTATTGTGAAGCAGTTCATACGCGATCAAGAGAATCGTGATGACTTGCCTGCTAACTTTCCAGTACGTGCAGCAGATTTGCCACAGCCGAAATTAAAAGGTGTGGGCAAAACCATCAAGCCAAGCACTAAAGAAGTTAAAGCGAACCCGCGCTCAAGAAGCGCGGTATTGCGTGTGGCTGAAAGAACTAACGTAGCATGA